The Streptomyces taklimakanensis nucleotide sequence ACCAGCAGCGGCTGATCGCCGGGCAGCCCCAGTCCGCGCCCCAGCCAGAGCGTGCCGAAGAAGGTCGCCGCCACCACCGCGGGCACCATGACGAAGGTCGTCCAGCCCAGTCCCAGCACGTCGCCCAGGCTCAGCTCCAGGCCCAGCAGGACCACACCGATCCGCATCATCCGTTTTCCGGCCCACGACAGTCCCGGACGTCCGGGCCCGGACACCAGGCGCCCCGGACCCGGCAGGTGGGCGGCGACGATGCCCAGCACGACGGCCGCGGTCAGCATCGGCACTCCCGGCAGCAGCCGGTGCACGGCCCAGGCCACCGCCGTGCCGCAGCAGGCGAGGGCGAGACCGGGCAGCGGACCGGGCGTCCGCCGCTCCCGTCGCCCGGCCCCCTCGGAACCGCCGCCCGGAGCGCCCACGGACCCCTCGACCCCGGTCCCGACCCCGGCGCCGCGTGCCGCGGTCCCGCGCGGGCGCTCGCCGAGCAGCGCCATCAGCGGTCGGCCGGCAGGTCGTAGACGCGACGGACGCTGGTCCCCAGCCGGGAGACGTCCGCGCCGTAGACGTGGAGGGACACGGCCTTGTGCGAGCAGCCGTTCCAGACCCGGTGGATGTCACCGGGCGGAGCGAAGCCGCACACCGCCCCCCGCGGGTTCACCACGTCCTCGGTGGCGACCAGTCGGGCCCGGTCCCCGGGGGCGGCGGCCGGCACCAGTCGGTAGCGGCGCTCGTGTTCCTCGCCCTCGTGGACGCCGGTGACGCACCAGGAGACGTGGTCGTGCACGGGGGTGCGCTGCCCCGGCAACCAGACGAGGGCGACGATCGAGAAGCCGCCGTCCGTCTCGGCGTGCAGCAGGTGCTGGCGGTAGCGCCCGGGATCGCCCTCGCGCTGGGCGGGGAGGAGCAGGTCGTCGGCGCCGAGGTGGGGTGCCAGTCGCTCGCCGACGAGGTACGCGGTCAGGTCCGGCGGCAGGCCGCGCTCCACGACCTCGCGGACGTCCTCGACGAGGGCGGCCAGTCGATCGGTCACCCGTCGGGGGACGGCGGTCCGCGCGGCGGAGGGCGTGGCGGAGGAGTGGGTGGAAGCGGCCATGGTGACAGCGTCACGCCAACGGACCATCACGTCCAACGACGGTTTCTTCGCCCGTCCCAAGAACCGCTTATGGGTCGGGGCGGCTCAACAGCCGACCCGGTTCGCGGCCACCGTCCTCAGCTCCTCCAGCACCAGCGCGGTGGCCGGTATCCGCAGGTGCTCGCGGAGCACGTACGCGGAGACCTGCCGCCGGGCCGCCGGGTCCAGGGCGCGTCCGGTGACCTTCCGGTGCACCAGGAAGGAGAGCACCAACCCCGGCATCATCGCGATGCCGAGCCCCTCGGCGACCAGGCTCTGCACCACGAGGTTGTCGTCGGTGGTGAAGACGATGTCGGGCGCGAAACCCAGCTCCGCGCACTCGTGGAGGAAGTTGGTGCGGCAGCGCAGGCATCCGGCGATCCACCGCTCGTCCGCCAGTTCCGCCAACCGGACCGCCCGCCGCCGCGCCATCGGGTGCCCGGTCGGCAGCAGTACGGTGAGCTGGTCCTCCAGCAGCGGGATCTCCACCAGTTCCTCGGGCACCTGCTCGCGGAGCCCGGGGTAGGTGAAGGCCAGGGTGATGTCGCACTCGCCGCGCACCACACGGTCCAGCGACTCCGGCGGCTCGCTCTCCTGGAGCTCCACCCGTACGCCGGGATGGTCGGCGGCCAGCCGCGCCAGCGCCTCCGGTACCAGCGTCGCCCCGGCGCTGGGGAACGCGCACACCCGCACCCGTCCCGCGCGCAGCCTGGTCAACGCCGTCATCTGCTGGTGGGCGACGGCCATGCTGTCCAGGATCGCGCCCGCGTGGCGGGCCAGCGCCTCGCCCGCCTCGGTCAACCGCATCCGACGCCCGACCCGCAGGAACAGCGGGGTGCCCACGGCCCGTTCCAGGGCCTTCATCTGTTGGGTGATCGCCGGCTGGGTGTAGCCCAGCGCTCGGGCCGCCGCCGAGTACGAACCGGTGCGAACCACCTCGTGGAAGGTCCTGATGTGTCGGGAGTCGAACATGCCGGAACGATAAGCGGAACTTGGGGGAGCCGAGAGACCGGTACCGGTCGCCGCCCCGCCCCGGCTCCCTTACAGCCTGGACGGGACCGGTCGGGACCGGGCGTCACGGACGTTCGCTCAACACCGCCATGGTCCGGCCGATCAGTCCGGGCACGTCCGCGTCGCGCACTCCGTCCAGCAGCCACCGGCCGAGCCGTACCGAGTTCTCCACGACCAGCCGCACGCGCGGCACGCGGCGCTCCCGGTACGCGGTGAGGAGGTCCTCGTCCCAGTCGGTGCGGGTGGTGAGCAGCTCGGCCAGGACGAGGGCGTCCTCCAGGGACATCGCCGCCCCCTGGGCCAGGGTGGGCGGGCAGGCGTGCGCGGCGTCACCGACCAGGACGACCCGGCCGCGGTGCCAGGGGCCCTCCACCAGCAGCCGGTGGAACCAGGTGTAGTTGACCAGGGAGGGGTCCGTGACGGAGGCGGCGATCTCCTTCCAGGCACCCCCGTACCCGGCGGCCAGGGAGCGCACCTCCTCGACGTACGAGGACGGCGGCAGCTCGGCGCGCTCCCGAGCGGGCTCGACGAGGTAGGCGTAGAGGGAGTCCTCGCCGGTCGGGCAGTACCCCGCGATGAACGCCGGCCCGCCGTAGGCCAGGTCGGTGCGCTCCACACCCGCGGGGCGCGGGGCGGTGACGCGCCAGATGCCCATGCCGGTGGGCTCGGGCCGGTCGTCGACGCCGATCGCGGCGCGGGTGGGGGAGTTCAGGCCGTCGGCGGCGACCACCAGGTCGTAGCGGCCGGTGGAGCCGTCGGTGAGGCGGACGTCCACCCCGTCGCCGTCCTGGGTCAGGGACTCGACGCCGCGGCCGAGTCGGACACGGGCCCCGCTCGCGCGGACCGCGTCGGTCAGGAGGCGCTGGAGGTCGGGGCGTCGTATCCCCAGCGTGGCGGGCAGGTCCGGGCCCCCGGTGCGGATGTCCTCGGCGACGTGCAGCACCGTGCCGTCGGGCGCGACCACGCCGAGCGTGTCGAAGCCGAACCCCGCGCGCCGGACCTCCTCCCACACCCCGACCTCGCGCAGCACGCGCAGGGCGTTGCCCTGGAGGGTGATGCCCGACCCCTGGACGTTCCAGTCGGGGGAGAGCTCCACGAGGTCGACCTCGACGCCGGAGCGGCGCAGCAGGACGGCGAGGGCGTTGCCGGAGACGCCGCCTCCGACGATGAGGACGGTACGGGCCGGGGACATGGCTTCCTTGGCTTCCTTTCCGGGGGACGTGCGCGGGGCGGGGGACGGGAGGGAGGAGGGGAGGGGGCCGGTCAGCCCGCCGGTACGGCCGCGGCCGCCGCGGACCGGGCCATCAGCAGGTCCACCAGGGCGACCAGCAGGTCGCGGCCCGCCTCCGGCCGCCGCACGTCCCCCATCAGCAGCGGAACGCCCGGATCGAGGTCGAGGGCGTCGCGTACCTCCTCCGCGGTGCGCTCGCAGCGGCCGTGGAAGCAGTTGACGCCCACCACGAAGGGGATGCCGCGACTCTCGAAGAAGTCGATCGAGGCGAAGCTGACCTCCAGCCGCCGGGTGTCGACCAGGACGACCGCTCCCAGCGCGCCGTTGACCAGGTCGTTCCACATGAACCAGAAGCGCTCCTGGCCCGGGGTGCCGAAGAGGTAGACGACCAGGTCGGGGTTGATGGTGATGCGGCCGAAGTCCAGGGCCACCGTGGTGGTGGACTTCTCCGCCACCCCGTCGGTGTCGTCGACCCCCAGGCTCGCCTCGGTGAGGTACTCCTCGGTGCGCAGGGGCGTCACCTCGCTGACCGCCCCCACCATGGTGGTCTTCCCCACCCCGAAACCACCGGCGACCAGGATCTTGACGGCCATCGGCCCCGTCACGCCGTCAAAGTCTCTGGAGTCCATCCCTCACCGCCCGCAGAATCTCGACGTTCATTCCGCCACCCCGTTCGGCCGCCGGTGGCGGACGGGTCGCCACCCTGCCCAGCGCCGCCAGGTCGCCGATCAGGATCTTCGTCACCGACACGGGCAGATCCAGCTCCGCGGCGATCTCCGCCACCGCGGCCGGCTCGCGGCACAGCTCCAGGATCGCCCGGTGCTCGGGTTCCAGCCGCCGTCCGGCGGGCCGGGCCTCGTCGGGCTCGACCGTCGTCACCACCGTGATCAGCGTGAGGTCGTCGCGCCGGGGAGCCGTACGGCCGCGGGTGATGGTGTACGGCCGGACCAGCGGATCCTCTCCGTCGTCGGACTCCAGGCGGTCCGTCCAGTGCTTCACACACGTCCACCCCCGCCGGAGGCCGAGACGTCGGCCCGAGCCTCGGTGCCCAGCTTCTGGCCGACCTGCTGGACGAGGGTGTGCATGGCCACGGCCATCACCTCGGCGTCCACGTCCTGGGAGGCGACGACGGCCAGGTGGGTGCCCCTGCCGGCGGCGGTGATGAACAGCCACAGGTCGGCGAGCTCCACGATGACCTGCTGCACCGGGCCGCCGTCGAACAGTTCGTCGATCCCCCGGGCCAGGCTCTGCTGCCCGGTGGCGATGGCGGCCAGGCGCTCGGCGTCGGTGCGCTCGATGGTGCTCGACTGGCTGACGACCAGACCGTCGTCGGACAGGACGATGGCGTGCCGGGTGCCGGGCACCTGCTCCACCAGACCGTCCAGCAGCCAGTCCAGGTCTTGGTTGGTGGCGGTGGTTCGCTGTGTCATGTTCGGTCTTCCGTCGTGGGTCGGCTCTGACCCGGCGTGCTGCCGCCGGTCGAGGAGGATGCGTCGTCGGGGGCGGCGGTCCGCCGCCTGGCGAGCCGGGACTGCCGCTGGAAGGCGCCGATGGTGGCGCCGGACCGGGCGGGCTCCGAACGGAGGGTGAGCGTGTCCTCGTCGTCGGGGACCCGGGGGGACGGCGTGCGCAGCTCGGGGGCGAGGCTGGCCTGACGGACCCGTCGGGGCAGCGGCTCGGCCGCCGCGTCCGGTTCCGGAGCCCCGTCGCCGTCGGACGGCTCCGAGCCGGGGGCCTCGCCCCGACCGGCACCGGCGCGCTCGTCGGCGCGGCCGTCCGAAGTGGGCCGGGGGCCGACGGACGAGGAGACGATCCCGGACATCGCCCGGCCTCGGGAGCGGACGGGCAGCGCCGCACGGGTCCCGCCCTCCGGTTCGCCCTCCCGCCGGGTGGCGGGCGCGGGAACGTTCGGCGCGTCGGTCCCTCCCCGGCCGTCCGCCCCCTCGGCGGGGGCGGGCCGGGCGCCGGGGGCCGCCCCGCGCGGCCGCCTCCTCCGCGGCGTGTCCTCGACTTCCGGTTCCTCGGCGACCAGCTCCTCGGGGACGTGGACGATCACCCGGGTGCCGCCGAACACCGACGGCCGGAACTCCACTCCCAGACCGAGCCCGGAGGCGAGCCGCGAGACCACGTACAGGCCGAGCCGGGCGTCGTCGGCGCGCGAGAGCATGTCCATCCGCGGCGGATCGGCGACGAGTCGGTTGATCCGCTCGTACTCCTCCCGCTCCATGCCCAGGCCGCGGTCCTCGATCTCCACGACCAGGCCGCGTCCGACCTTGCCGGCCCGTACCTCCACGGGGCTGGGGGGCTTGGAGAAGGCGGCGGCGTTCTCCATCAGCTCGGCCAGCACGTGCACCACCGGGCCCACCGCGCGGCCCGCCAGCCACGGCCTGCCGTCGACCTCGATCTGGATGCGGCGGTAGTCCTGCACCTCGCCCAGCGCGGCGCGCAGCACGTCGAGCACCTTGACCGGCCTGCGCCAGCGTCGCTGCGGCTGGCCACCGCCGAGGATCACCAGGTTCTCCTCGTAGCGGCGCAGACGGGCCGTCAGGTGGTCGAGGTCGAACAGGCCCTCCAGGACCTCGGGGTCCTCGTGCCGGCGCTCCATCTCGTCGAGCTTCTTCATCTGCAGGCCGATGAGGAGCTGGGTGCGGCGGGCGATGCGTTGGAGCAGCCGCTCGAAACCGCGGTGCTGCTCGGTCTCGCGCACGGCGGTCTCGACGGCGCTGCGGCGCGCGATGTTGAGCGCCTGACCGAGTCGGCCCAACTCGTCGCGCGCGTGGCCGACCTCGGGGACCTCGACGTCGGGGTCGACGGACTCGCCGTTGCGCAGCCGCTCGACGACCTGCGGCAGCTTCGTCTCCAACTCCAGCGCCTCGTCCCGCAACGAGGAGAGGCGACGCCGCATGGACCCCGCGACCCGGAGGCTGATCCAGATGACCAGCAGGACACCGGCCAGACCGATGGCGCTGGCGCCCAGCAGGCGGTTCCGCAGGCTCGTCACCGTCTCGTCGCCGATCGCGTTGATGTCCATGGTGCGAGCCGTGATCAGCTCCTGGAACCGCGGGGTCAGCGCGTCCACGGACTTCCGCCACTCGGCACGCGCGTCGGGCAGGGGGATGCCCGGCTCACCGCCGTGGGAGTGGGCCCCCAGGAGCGACCGCTCCACGTCGGCCTTGGCCTGCCAGTCGCCGGTGGTGGTCATGCGGCGGTAGCGGCGCAGGTCGTCCTGCGGCAGGTGGGGCGAGATCCGGCTCTCCAACAGGAACTGCTGGGCGCCGATCCACTCGGTCAGGTTGCCGTACTCGGACGGGGCGATCCGGCCGGTGTTCCAGCCGCGGGCGAGCAGGGCGTCCTCGCGGGAGAGCATCTCCTTGGCCCAGAAGAGGTCGATCAGCACCCTGGCGCGGGTCGTGACCTCGCTGTTCTCCGAGCGGCTCAGGGCCTCGAAGAGTCGCAGGTCGACGGCGATCAGCTCGGTGAAGTAGCGGAAGGTCTCGGCCTGGCCGGCGATCCCGTCGTCCACGTTCTTGCGGATGCGGTCGATGCGCAGCATGTCCGTGCGGGTGAGGGCGACGGCCTCCCGCAACGCGTCGGGCGCGCCGGACGCCTCGATGTCCGACAGCTCGTGGAAGGACCGCAGGGCCTCGTCGGTCCGGGCGCGCTGTTCCCGCAGGGCGGCGCGGGTCCGGGGGCCGGGAGTGGCCAGCATCTCCGCGCTGAGCCGCCGCTCCTCCTGGAGGTTGAAGTAGACGGTGTTCGCCGGGGTGCCGGCCCGCTCGGCGAGGATCTTCTCGTTCCGTTGGGTCTGCCAGTCGCGGGCCAGTTGGGCGGTGCTGATGCCCCACAGGGCGACCAGGGCGAGGCTGGGCACGACGGTCAGGACGAGCAGGGCGGTGCGGAGCGAACTCAGATGGAACGTTTCGCTCGCCGACCGACCCTGCCGTTTCGGCACACGGACGCGCAGTGCCATCTCTCCCCAGCAGTGGCTCACGGTGACGGGTCGCCGCTGGTGAGGGCGGCGAAGGATGGGGCGATGTTAGTCATACGGAATGTCAAAAGAAAACAGGTGGTGGGCCCGCGTCCACGGGGCCTGACGGGGCGTCGGCGACCGCCCGGCGAAGCGCTCCGGGCGTATGGGGGGTTGTCCGGCGAACGCTGGGGAAACGGGCAGGACGCCTGGGGTCGGGGGCTGCGAGGACCGGGCGGGCCGGCCGCGCGGGTGGGTCGGCCCGCCCGTCCGATGCGGGGGACCGGAACGACCGTAGGTCTTCCCGGCAGCGAACCGGGGCCGAGGTGGCGGCACCGCCGCCCCGGCCCCGGTGCCCACGGGGCGCGAGGCTCCCGCCCGGCTCAGCGACCGCGCAGCCGTTCCAGTTCGCGCCGCTCGCGCTTGGTCGGCCGGCCCGCGCCGCGGTCGCGTCGGGCGACGGGGGCGACGTACTCGCGCGGCGGCGGTGGCGGGCTGTCGTCGATGTAGCACTCCGCCGCGACCGCGGCGCCCACCCGCTTGCGCACCAGGCGTTTGACCACGACGATCCGTTCGCGTCCCAGGTGGAACAGCCGTACCTCGTCCCCGGGGCGCACCGGGTGGGCGGGCTTCACCCGGTCCCCGTTGATCCGGACGTGGCCGCCGCGGCAGGCCGCGGCGGCCGTCGAACGCGTCTTGGTGAGCCGGACGGACCAGATCCAACTGTCGATCCGTACGCTCCCGTCGTCAGCAGCCATACCCCCGACTCTAGAGGAGCGTCGCCGCAGGCCGTCCGGAGCGAGCCGCCGGTCGCTCAGGCGGTTGTTCGCGGGCGCAACGCGGGAGGGATGGGGCGGAGCGGTGGTGAACTCGCCGGTACGGAAAACCGGAGCGAGGGGTCTTGACGGGCGGCACGGACGGGGGGATGGTCGGGCAGCGGATTGGGAGCGCTCCCATCAGCGGTGGGGCCGTACCGCGTCGGAAGTGCTCCATCACGTCGCTCACGTCAGGAGCCGGACACGTGCACAGACGGAGAAGAGGGATCACGGCCGGAGCGGGTGCCGTCACCGCTCTGGCGCTGGTCGTCGGGATCGCCGGGACGGTGGAGGCCGCCGACCGGGCCGGCGGGACGGACGGGGGGAAGCGGGAGTCGGCGCGGACCCGTCTGTACACCCCGCCCGCCAACCCTGACGCGTACACGCAAATCGGGGAGCTGGTGCGGGCCGGACGGTACCGGGACGCCGTCGGTGTCGCCCGCATGGTCACCACCCCCCAGGCCGTCTGGTTCAACGGCAACGGCGACGACGGCAGCGTCCGCCGGGAGGTGGCCCGCGTCGTGCGGGACGCCGCGCGCGAGCGCGCCCTGCCCGTGCTGGCCCTCTACAACGTCCCCGGACGCGACTGCTCGCAGTACTCGGCCGGCGGCGCCGCGAACACCGCCGAGTACACGGCGTGGATCGACGAGGTCGCCCGGGGCATCGGCAAGCGGAAGGCGCTGGTCGTCCTGGAGCCCGACTCCCTCGCCCTGCTGCCCTCCGACTGCGGTCAGGACGACGACGAGGGCACCCTGACCGACGCCCGGTACCGGGAGATCGGCCACGCCGTCGAAACCCTCGCCGCCCTGCCCGGCACGACCGTCTACCTCGACGCCGGTCACAGCAACTGGCACGGCGTCGGCTCCATCGTGCCGCGACTGGTGCGGGCCGGGGTGGAGCGGACCGCCGGC carries:
- a CDS encoding FAD-dependent oxidoreductase is translated as MSPARTVLIVGGGVSGNALAVLLRRSGVEVDLVELSPDWNVQGSGITLQGNALRVLREVGVWEEVRRAGFGFDTLGVVAPDGTVLHVAEDIRTGGPDLPATLGIRRPDLQRLLTDAVRASGARVRLGRGVESLTQDGDGVDVRLTDGSTGRYDLVVAADGLNSPTRAAIGVDDRPEPTGMGIWRVTAPRPAGVERTDLAYGGPAFIAGYCPTGEDSLYAYLVEPARERAELPPSSYVEEVRSLAAGYGGAWKEIAASVTDPSLVNYTWFHRLLVEGPWHRGRVVLVGDAAHACPPTLAQGAAMSLEDALVLAELLTTRTDWDEDLLTAYRERRVPRVRLVVENSVRLGRWLLDGVRDADVPGLIGRTMAVLSERP
- a CDS encoding nitrate- and nitrite sensing domain-containing protein — encoded protein: MALRVRVPKRQGRSASETFHLSSLRTALLVLTVVPSLALVALWGISTAQLARDWQTQRNEKILAERAGTPANTVYFNLQEERRLSAEMLATPGPRTRAALREQRARTDEALRSFHELSDIEASGAPDALREAVALTRTDMLRIDRIRKNVDDGIAGQAETFRYFTELIAVDLRLFEALSRSENSEVTTRARVLIDLFWAKEMLSREDALLARGWNTGRIAPSEYGNLTEWIGAQQFLLESRISPHLPQDDLRRYRRMTTTGDWQAKADVERSLLGAHSHGGEPGIPLPDARAEWRKSVDALTPRFQELITARTMDINAIGDETVTSLRNRLLGASAIGLAGVLLVIWISLRVAGSMRRRLSSLRDEALELETKLPQVVERLRNGESVDPDVEVPEVGHARDELGRLGQALNIARRSAVETAVRETEQHRGFERLLQRIARRTQLLIGLQMKKLDEMERRHEDPEVLEGLFDLDHLTARLRRYEENLVILGGGQPQRRWRRPVKVLDVLRAALGEVQDYRRIQIEVDGRPWLAGRAVGPVVHVLAELMENAAAFSKPPSPVEVRAGKVGRGLVVEIEDRGLGMEREEYERINRLVADPPRMDMLSRADDARLGLYVVSRLASGLGLGVEFRPSVFGGTRVIVHVPEELVAEEPEVEDTPRRRRPRGAAPGARPAPAEGADGRGGTDAPNVPAPATRREGEPEGGTRAALPVRSRGRAMSGIVSSSVGPRPTSDGRADERAGAGRGEAPGSEPSDGDGAPEPDAAAEPLPRRVRQASLAPELRTPSPRVPDDEDTLTLRSEPARSGATIGAFQRQSRLARRRTAAPDDASSSTGGSTPGQSRPTTEDRT
- a CDS encoding cysteine dioxygenase family protein; translated protein: MAASTHSSATPSAARTAVPRRVTDRLAALVEDVREVVERGLPPDLTAYLVGERLAPHLGADDLLLPAQREGDPGRYRQHLLHAETDGGFSIVALVWLPGQRTPVHDHVSWCVTGVHEGEEHERRYRLVPAAAPGDRARLVATEDVVNPRGAVCGFAPPGDIHRVWNGCSHKAVSLHVYGADVSRLGTSVRRVYDLPADR
- a CDS encoding GTP-binding protein; this encodes MDSRDFDGVTGPMAVKILVAGGFGVGKTTMVGAVSEVTPLRTEEYLTEASLGVDDTDGVAEKSTTTVALDFGRITINPDLVVYLFGTPGQERFWFMWNDLVNGALGAVVLVDTRRLEVSFASIDFFESRGIPFVVGVNCFHGRCERTAEEVRDALDLDPGVPLLMGDVRRPEAGRDLLVALVDLLMARSAAAAAVPAG
- a CDS encoding RNA-binding S4 domain-containing protein produces the protein MAADDGSVRIDSWIWSVRLTKTRSTAAAACRGGHVRINGDRVKPAHPVRPGDEVRLFHLGRERIVVVKRLVRKRVGAAVAAECYIDDSPPPPPREYVAPVARRDRGAGRPTKRERRELERLRGR
- a CDS encoding glycoside hydrolase family 6 protein, coding for MHRRRRGITAGAGAVTALALVVGIAGTVEAADRAGGTDGGKRESARTRLYTPPANPDAYTQIGELVRAGRYRDAVGVARMVTTPQAVWFNGNGDDGSVRREVARVVRDAARERALPVLALYNVPGRDCSQYSAGGAANTAEYTAWIDEVARGIGKRKALVVLEPDSLALLPSDCGQDDDEGTLTDARYREIGHAVETLAALPGTTVYLDAGHSNWHGVGSIVPRLVRAGVERTAGFYLNASNYRSDDELAWYGTLVSGCLEHTLDGGDPASCPDQWTDRNDARAWLAANVTPDPSDQPHFVTDTSRNGKGPWYPETDQYPDPQDWCNPPDRGLGLRPTTRTGDPLHDARLWIKIPGESDGECLRGTEGPEDPARGTIDPPAGRWFPQQALELVRNAEPPLRP
- a CDS encoding LysR family transcriptional regulator; this encodes MFDSRHIRTFHEVVRTGSYSAAARALGYTQPAITQQMKALERAVGTPLFLRVGRRMRLTEAGEALARHAGAILDSMAVAHQQMTALTRLRAGRVRVCAFPSAGATLVPEALARLAADHPGVRVELQESEPPESLDRVVRGECDITLAFTYPGLREQVPEELVEIPLLEDQLTVLLPTGHPMARRRAVRLAELADERWIAGCLRCRTNFLHECAELGFAPDIVFTTDDNLVVQSLVAEGLGIAMMPGLVLSFLVHRKVTGRALDPAARRQVSAYVLREHLRIPATALVLEELRTVAANRVGC
- a CDS encoding roadblock/LC7 domain-containing protein encodes the protein MTQRTTATNQDLDWLLDGLVEQVPGTRHAIVLSDDGLVVSQSSTIERTDAERLAAIATGQQSLARGIDELFDGGPVQQVIVELADLWLFITAAGRGTHLAVVASQDVDAEVMAVAMHTLVQQVGQKLGTEARADVSASGGGGRV
- a CDS encoding DUF742 domain-containing protein; the protein is MESDDGEDPLVRPYTITRGRTAPRRDDLTLITVVTTVEPDEARPAGRRLEPEHRAILELCREPAAVAEIAAELDLPVSVTKILIGDLAALGRVATRPPPAAERGGGMNVEILRAVRDGLQRL